A single window of Candidatus Rhabdochlamydia oedothoracis DNA harbors:
- a CDS encoding type II toxin-antitoxin system HipA family toxin: MEYAYHLMAKTAHLCVSEAKLFPSKKGPGYFGVKRFDRVDGRRVHMHTISGLVHADYRFPSLDYETIMKATLWLTKDSQEGEKQFRATVFNVLSHNRDDHSKNFSFLMDEKGVWRVSPAYDLTFSSGPSGEHCSMIMKEGKNPTLSHLLKLAEISNIKKQKALQIIDEVKMAMAKWRNFAKDLGLSSTSFKMVQTALNHVNKTVFS; encoded by the coding sequence ATTGAATACGCCTATCATTTAATGGCTAAAACAGCTCATCTTTGTGTCTCAGAAGCAAAGCTTTTCCCATCTAAAAAAGGACCGGGGTATTTTGGTGTAAAGCGATTCGATCGCGTAGATGGTAGAAGGGTACATATGCATACAATTAGCGGCTTAGTCCATGCAGACTATCGCTTTCCAAGTCTTGACTACGAAACTATTATGAAAGCAACGTTGTGGCTTACTAAAGATTCCCAAGAAGGTGAAAAGCAATTTAGAGCAACTGTTTTTAATGTCTTGAGTCACAACCGCGATGATCATTCCAAAAATTTTTCTTTTTTGATGGATGAAAAGGGCGTATGGCGAGTCTCACCTGCTTATGATCTGACTTTTTCATCGGGCCCTAGCGGAGAGCACTGTAGCATGATCATGAAAGAAGGCAAAAATCCAACACTTTCCCATTTACTAAAGCTTGCAGAGATAAGCAATATTAAAAAACAAAAAGCTTTACAAATCATTGATGAAGTAAAAATGGCAATGGCAAAATGGAGAAACTTTGCAAAAGATTTAGGATTAAGTTCAACCTCCTTTAAGATGGTTCAGACAGCTCTTAATCATGTTAACAAAACCGTCTTTTCTTAA
- a CDS encoding IS5 family transposase (programmed frameshift): MTRSYPSDISRKQFSKIHLILESTRKKTRPRRVDLYDIFCGILYILKSGCQWRMLPIEYPKWELCYYYFHLWNKKEDKNSKSILEIVLKKLVGEARKSSGRKEKTSFVIIDAQSVKNTDTAEKTGYDAGKKISGIKRHIAVDSQGLPHAIHITTANITDRNGCIEAFSLHKNHLFGVKNVLADGGYSGEKFAKSVQEILGCIVEIAKRNTLHTFTVISKRWVVERSFAWIEKCRRLWKNCERKLYTSLNMVVLAFIALLLKRF, translated from the exons ATGACCCGCTCTTATCCAAGCGATATCTCTCGTAAACAATTTAGCAAAATCCATCTAATACTTGAGTCTACACGCAAAAAAACACGTCCACGAAGAGTTGATCTATATGATATTTTTTGTGGAATTTTGTACATTTTAAAAAGTGGTTGCCAGTGGCGTATGTTACCCATAGAATATCCTAAATGGGAATTGTGTTATTATTATTTCCATCTTTGGAATAAAAAAGAGGATAAAAATTCTAAGAGTATTCTTGAAATAGTTTTA AAAAAATTGGTTGGCGAGGCCAGAAAAAGCAGTGGTCGGAAAGAGAAAACAAGCTTTGTAATTATTGATGCTCAAAGTGTTAAAAATACTGATACAGCGGAGAAGACAGGATATGATGCAGGGAAAAAAATATCAGGAATAAAAAGACATATAGCAGTCGATAGCCAAGGGCTTCCTCATGCGATTCACATTACCACCGCTAATATCACTGACAGAAATGGGTGTATAGAAGCATTTTCACTACATAAAAACCATTTATTCGGTGTAAAAAATGTTTTAGCAGATGGAGGATATTCTGGAGAAAAATTTGCAAAGAGTGTGCAGGAGATATTAGGATGTATAGTAGAAATAGCCAAAAGAAATACACTTCATACTTTTACAGTTATTTCCAAAAGATGGGTTGTAGAGCGTTCTTTTGCGTGGATAGAAAAATGTCGCAGGCTATGGAAAAATTGCGAAAGAAAACTATATACAAGCCTGAATATGGTGGTTCTTGCTTTTATTGCTCTACTTTTGAAAAGATTTTAA